Proteins encoded in a region of the Frondihabitans sp. 762G35 genome:
- a CDS encoding zinc-dependent metalloprotease, whose amino-acid sequence MSDDSQPGPEDEFRDMLRQFLSGDSEIDPSKLVGAAGLPNDPAFMARLMSQLQAAVNRSGEGIDWSLATEQATGIASQSAVATQPAQVSSLEQAFHVAALWLDDVTFVAELTVEPRLMTRAEWATASMPVWSQLAEPVADSIADSLTGVLGEQAPEEMRDMLKGASQVMRSVGGALFAMQLGQVVGQLSTEVVSGGDVGIPLLDDQQAALIPQNVAAFGEGLDVEADQVQLYLAVRELAHARLFRHARWLRLHLISSIREFAQGISIDTSRLEELAVDFDPANPDQLREAMASGALIPPKTDEQLAALGRLETTLALIEGWVDVVTAQATARLPKSTAIAEMVRRRRAAGGPAESAFATLVGLELRPRRLREAAAMWQTITEAVGAEARDALWAHPDIVPGSDDIDDPKALVARLTSTEPALDDVDRAIEDLLNDVGDDRPREADDGTAEEPEH is encoded by the coding sequence ATGTCTGATGATTCGCAGCCCGGCCCGGAAGACGAGTTCCGCGACATGCTGCGGCAGTTCCTCTCGGGCGACTCCGAGATCGATCCGTCGAAGCTCGTCGGCGCGGCCGGCCTGCCGAACGACCCGGCGTTCATGGCCCGTCTGATGAGCCAGCTCCAGGCGGCCGTCAACCGATCGGGAGAGGGCATCGACTGGTCGCTCGCCACCGAGCAGGCCACCGGTATCGCGAGCCAGTCCGCCGTCGCGACGCAGCCCGCCCAGGTGAGCTCGCTGGAGCAGGCGTTCCACGTGGCGGCCCTCTGGCTCGACGACGTCACGTTCGTGGCGGAGCTGACCGTCGAGCCCCGTCTGATGACGCGCGCCGAGTGGGCCACCGCCTCCATGCCCGTGTGGAGCCAGCTCGCGGAGCCGGTCGCCGACTCCATCGCCGACTCCCTGACCGGCGTCCTGGGCGAGCAGGCTCCCGAGGAGATGCGCGACATGCTCAAGGGCGCCAGCCAGGTCATGCGCAGCGTCGGAGGCGCCCTGTTCGCCATGCAGCTCGGCCAGGTCGTCGGCCAGCTCTCGACCGAGGTCGTCTCGGGCGGCGACGTGGGCATCCCCCTGCTCGACGACCAGCAGGCGGCCCTCATCCCCCAGAACGTCGCCGCGTTCGGCGAGGGGCTCGACGTCGAGGCCGACCAGGTCCAGCTCTACCTCGCCGTGCGCGAGCTCGCCCACGCCCGCCTCTTCCGGCACGCCCGATGGCTGCGACTCCACCTCATCTCCTCGATCCGCGAGTTCGCCCAGGGCATCTCGATCGACACGTCGAGGCTCGAGGAGCTCGCGGTCGACTTCGACCCCGCGAACCCGGACCAGCTCCGCGAGGCCATGGCCAGCGGTGCCCTCATCCCGCCGAAGACCGACGAGCAGCTCGCCGCGCTCGGCCGTCTCGAGACGACCCTCGCCCTCATCGAGGGCTGGGTCGACGTGGTCACCGCGCAGGCGACAGCGCGCCTCCCCAAGTCGACCGCCATCGCCGAGATGGTCCGCCGTCGTCGCGCGGCAGGAGGCCCCGCCGAGTCGGCGTTCGCCACGCTCGTCGGCCTCGAGCTGCGCCCTCGGCGCCTCCGCGAGGCCGCCGCGATGTGGCAGACGATCACCGAGGCCGTCGGAGCCGAGGCCCGCGATGCGCTCTGGGCCCACCCCGACATCGTCCCCGGCAGCGACGACATCGACGACCCGAAGGCCCTCGTCGCCCGCCTCACGTCGACGGAACCCGCGCTCGACGACGTCGACCGTGCCATCGAGGACCTCCTGAACGACGTCGGCGACGACCGACCCCGCGAGGCCGACGACGGCACGGCCGAGGAGCCCGAGCACTGA
- a CDS encoding ATP-dependent helicase — protein MEAADLIAGLDDQQRLAAETLLGPVCLLAGAGTGKTRAITHRIAYGVASGVYAPGRVMALTFTSRAAAELRGRLRGLGAGGVSARTFHAAALSQLSFFWPQTMGGTMPRLLDSKAKLLAHAAESLRLRLDTASLRDLSAEIEWRKVSRLTYEEYAAALPRRSLPQSVSPEQALDLHRAYEDLKDQRRQLDFEDVLLATAGMLELEPRVAQQVREQYRFFVVDEYQDVSPLQQDLLDLWLGDRNDLCVVGDASQTIYSFAGASAEYLLGFGTRYENATVLRLEQNYRSATPIVETANELMRGRPGALHLHPATAAPGPRPRVVDHHTDSSEARAVAESIAEEIRQGAAPESIAVLFRVNVQAALLERALEDVGVSTRLHGSTRFFDLREVKQALMMLKGAAVSIVGEPLFKSVSDVLRSLGWTQEPPEQRGAVREKWESLNALMSLAEAAGPETTLRAFVEELFARQAGQHEPTMSAVTLATLHSAKGLEWRSVYIVGLSEGLMPISYAQTFEAVDEERRLLYVGITRAREHLQLSWSHAGQGRGGSDRRPSRFLEELRIRTRDAVGSPSR, from the coding sequence GTGGAGGCCGCCGATCTCATCGCGGGCCTCGACGATCAGCAGCGCCTCGCCGCCGAGACGCTCCTCGGTCCGGTCTGCCTGCTCGCCGGCGCGGGCACGGGCAAGACCCGGGCGATCACCCACCGCATCGCCTACGGCGTCGCGAGCGGCGTCTACGCTCCCGGCCGCGTGATGGCCCTCACCTTCACCTCGCGGGCCGCCGCCGAGCTCCGCGGGCGACTCCGCGGGCTCGGTGCCGGGGGAGTCTCCGCGCGGACCTTCCACGCCGCCGCGCTCTCGCAGCTGTCGTTCTTCTGGCCACAGACCATGGGCGGCACGATGCCGCGCCTACTCGACAGCAAGGCGAAGCTGCTCGCTCACGCGGCCGAGAGCCTGCGTCTCCGACTCGACACGGCCAGCCTTCGCGATCTGTCGGCCGAGATCGAGTGGCGGAAGGTCTCCCGGTTGACCTACGAGGAGTACGCCGCCGCGCTGCCGCGTCGGAGCCTCCCGCAGAGCGTCTCGCCCGAGCAGGCCCTCGACCTGCATCGCGCGTACGAGGACCTGAAGGACCAGCGGCGGCAGCTCGACTTCGAGGACGTCCTCCTCGCGACGGCCGGGATGCTGGAACTGGAGCCGCGCGTCGCCCAGCAGGTGCGCGAGCAGTACCGCTTCTTCGTGGTCGACGAGTACCAGGACGTCTCGCCCCTCCAGCAGGATCTCCTCGACCTGTGGCTCGGCGACCGGAACGACCTCTGCGTGGTGGGCGACGCGAGCCAGACCATCTACTCGTTCGCCGGCGCGTCGGCCGAGTACCTCCTGGGCTTCGGCACGCGCTACGAGAACGCCACGGTCCTCCGCCTCGAGCAGAACTACCGCTCGGCCACCCCGATCGTCGAGACGGCGAACGAGCTGATGCGCGGGCGACCGGGGGCCCTGCACCTGCACCCGGCCACGGCCGCCCCCGGGCCCCGACCCCGCGTCGTCGACCACCACACGGACTCGTCGGAGGCGCGGGCCGTCGCGGAGAGCATCGCCGAGGAGATCCGACAGGGGGCCGCCCCCGAGAGCATCGCGGTGCTCTTCCGCGTCAACGTCCAGGCGGCGCTTCTCGAGCGCGCCCTCGAGGACGTCGGAGTGTCGACCCGCCTGCACGGCTCGACCCGCTTCTTCGACCTCCGCGAGGTGAAGCAGGCGCTGATGATGCTCAAGGGAGCCGCCGTCAGCATCGTGGGCGAACCCCTCTTCAAGTCGGTCAGCGACGTCCTGCGCTCGCTGGGCTGGACGCAGGAGCCGCCGGAGCAGCGCGGTGCGGTCCGGGAGAAGTGGGAGTCGCTCAACGCCCTGATGAGCCTGGCCGAGGCGGCGGGACCCGAGACGACCCTCCGAGCCTTCGTCGAGGAGCTCTTCGCGCGCCAGGCCGGTCAACACGAACCGACCATGTCGGCCGTGACCCTCGCCACCCTCCACTCGGCGAAGGGCCTCGAGTGGCGGAGCGTCTACATCGTCGGGCTCAGCGAGGGGCTGATGCCCATCAGCTACGCGCAGACCTTCGAGGCGGTCGACGAGGAGCGGCGACTGCTCTACGTCGGGATCACGCGAGCGCGAGAACATCTTCAGCTCTCCTGGAGCCACGCGGGACAGGGTCGCGGAGGCTCGGACCGGCGACCCAGCCGGTTCCTGGAAGAGCTGCGCATCCGCACGAGGGATGCGGTCGGCTCACCGTCGAGGTGA
- a CDS encoding UPF0182 family membrane protein yields the protein MTSSASASSGTARAGRRSPRVPVLITIGILAALVILFFIFAGLATDYLWYQQLGFTGVIMTQWVTGTALFFIGFLGMAVPVYASIDIAFRFRPVYAKLNSQLDRYQQVIEPLRRTVMFGMSAVLGLFGGIAASSRWSVVLQWLNRTPFGKTDPQFHLDIGFYVFSLPFYQGVVAFASAVILLSAIAALATSYLYGALRFSGREVRISRVARIQIAVTAAIYIALQAVSLWLDQYATLTDGSNKLLTGATYTDVFAGIPAKQILAFAAAVVALLFIVTAIVGRWRLPIIGTALLIVISLLIGAVYPWIVQRFQVDPSVKSVESTYIQRNINATRDAYGVASVKETNYDAKVTATQGALANDATTTENIRIIDPALVTDAFAQLQQYRQYYSFPDKLDVDRYNIDGKVQDVVISVRELNQQGLGSSNTPYNSTFVYTHGYGVVAAYGNQRSADGQPVFLESGIPVKGSLGSGSDYEPRIYFGESSPQYSIVGGNGDNKVELDYPSGTDSNNNNATTTYSGDGGPKLDNTFKKLIYAIKFQSEQIFLSDAVNSKSQILYDRDPATRVQKVAPYLTLDSDPYPAVVDGKVVWIIDGYTASDNYPYSAQRSLSQTIADTYTQAPAYATDQVNYIRNSVKATVDAYSGKVTLYAWDKSDPILQTWQKVFPSTVEPMSDMSGTLLSHVRYPEDLFKMQREILATYHVTDPGSFYNGDDAWTTPNEPTKSTGDTALQPPYYLTMKLPEQDAAFQLYTTFIPQQTGQSNPRNVLTGYLAANSDAGTTKGTISPDYGKLTLLTLPKTDNVPGPGQVQANFNADTTVANELNILSRGGDTQVKRGNLLTLPVGGGLLYVQPVYIQSTSNTSYPILQKILVSFGDKIAFEDTLKAALDDLFGGNSGAPTGDAGLGSGSGSGSGGSGTGSGSGTGTPTTGTGSGSGSTGSGSTGTQSTALKTALSQAQTALADRKAAYAKNDLVAAAQADADLQKALEAAVKASQ from the coding sequence TTGACTTCCTCTGCATCAGCCTCCTCCGGCACGGCTCGCGCCGGTCGGAGGTCGCCCCGCGTTCCCGTCCTGATCACGATCGGCATCCTCGCCGCTCTCGTCATCCTCTTCTTCATCTTCGCGGGGCTCGCGACCGACTACCTCTGGTACCAGCAGCTGGGGTTCACCGGCGTCATCATGACCCAGTGGGTGACCGGCACCGCACTGTTCTTCATCGGGTTCCTCGGTATGGCGGTCCCGGTCTACGCGAGCATCGACATCGCGTTCCGCTTCCGTCCCGTCTACGCGAAGCTCAACTCGCAGCTCGACCGCTACCAGCAGGTCATCGAGCCGCTCCGCCGGACCGTGATGTTCGGCATGTCCGCCGTCCTCGGCCTCTTCGGCGGCATCGCCGCCTCGAGCCGCTGGTCCGTCGTGCTGCAGTGGCTCAACCGCACCCCGTTCGGCAAGACCGACCCGCAGTTCCACCTCGACATCGGGTTCTACGTCTTCTCGCTGCCCTTCTACCAGGGCGTCGTCGCCTTCGCGTCGGCCGTGATCCTCCTGTCGGCCATCGCCGCGCTCGCGACGAGCTACCTCTACGGAGCACTGCGCTTCTCGGGTCGCGAGGTGCGCATCTCCCGCGTCGCGCGGATCCAGATCGCCGTCACCGCCGCCATCTACATCGCGCTCCAGGCCGTCAGCCTGTGGCTCGACCAGTACGCCACCCTCACCGACGGCTCGAACAAGCTCCTGACGGGTGCCACCTACACCGACGTCTTCGCGGGCATCCCGGCCAAGCAGATCCTCGCTTTCGCCGCCGCGGTCGTCGCTCTCCTCTTCATCGTGACGGCGATCGTCGGCCGCTGGCGTCTTCCGATCATCGGTACCGCTCTCCTGATCGTGATCAGCCTCCTCATCGGCGCCGTCTACCCCTGGATCGTCCAGCGCTTCCAGGTCGACCCGTCGGTCAAGAGCGTGGAGTCGACCTACATCCAGCGCAACATCAACGCGACTCGAGACGCCTACGGCGTCGCCTCCGTCAAGGAGACGAACTACGACGCCAAGGTGACCGCCACGCAGGGCGCCCTCGCCAACGATGCGACGACGACGGAGAACATCCGCATCATCGACCCGGCGCTCGTCACCGACGCCTTCGCGCAGCTCCAGCAGTACCGCCAGTACTACTCGTTCCCCGACAAGCTCGACGTCGACCGCTACAACATCGACGGCAAGGTGCAGGACGTCGTCATCTCCGTCCGCGAGCTGAACCAGCAGGGCCTCGGGTCGTCCAACACCCCCTACAACTCCACCTTCGTCTACACGCACGGCTACGGCGTGGTCGCGGCCTACGGCAATCAGCGGTCGGCGGACGGCCAGCCGGTCTTCCTCGAGTCCGGCATCCCGGTCAAGGGGTCGCTCGGCAGCGGAAGCGACTACGAGCCGCGGATCTACTTCGGCGAGTCCAGCCCGCAGTACTCCATCGTGGGCGGCAACGGCGACAACAAGGTCGAGCTCGACTACCCGTCGGGCACCGACTCGAACAACAACAACGCGACGACGACCTACAGCGGCGACGGCGGGCCCAAGCTCGACAACACGTTCAAGAAGCTGATCTACGCGATCAAGTTCCAGTCGGAGCAGATCTTCCTCTCGGACGCCGTCAACTCGAAGTCGCAGATCCTCTACGACCGCGACCCCGCCACGCGGGTCCAGAAGGTCGCTCCCTACCTCACGCTCGACAGCGACCCCTACCCCGCCGTCGTCGACGGCAAGGTGGTCTGGATCATCGACGGCTACACGGCGTCGGACAACTACCCGTACTCGGCCCAGCGCAGCCTCTCGCAGACCATCGCCGACACCTACACGCAGGCCCCGGCGTACGCGACCGATCAGGTCAACTACATCCGGAACTCCGTCAAGGCCACCGTCGACGCGTACTCCGGCAAGGTGACGCTCTACGCGTGGGACAAGAGCGACCCCATCCTGCAGACCTGGCAGAAGGTCTTCCCGTCGACCGTCGAGCCGATGTCCGACATGAGCGGGACCCTGCTGAGCCACGTCCGCTACCCCGAAGACCTGTTCAAGATGCAGCGCGAGATCCTGGCGACCTATCACGTCACCGATCCGGGCTCGTTCTACAACGGCGACGACGCGTGGACGACGCCGAACGAGCCGACCAAGTCGACGGGCGACACGGCTCTGCAGCCGCCCTACTACCTGACGATGAAGCTCCCCGAGCAGGACGCCGCGTTCCAGCTCTACACGACCTTCATCCCGCAGCAGACGGGCCAGTCCAACCCGCGGAACGTCCTCACGGGCTATCTCGCCGCGAACTCCGACGCGGGCACGACGAAGGGCACCATCTCGCCGGACTACGGCAAGCTGACGCTCCTCACCCTGCCGAAGACCGACAATGTGCCCGGCCCCGGCCAGGTGCAGGCGAACTTCAATGCCGACACGACGGTCGCGAACGAGCTCAACATCCTCTCCCGCGGTGGCGACACGCAGGTCAAGCGTGGCAACCTGCTCACCCTGCCCGTCGGTGGAGGCCTGCTCTATGTCCAGCCGGTCTACATCCAGTCGACGTCGAACACGTCCTACCCGATCCTGCAGAAGATCCTCGTCTCGTTCGGTGACAAGATCGCGTTCGAGGACACCCTGAAGGCCGCCCTCGACGATCTCTTCGGAGGGAACTCGGGTGCGCCGACCGGAGACGCCGGTCTCGGTAGCGGCAGCGGCAGCGGCTCCGGCGGAAGCGGGACGGGCAGCGGCTCGGGAACGGGCACGCCGACGACCGGTACCGGCTCGGGCAGCGGATCGACGGGTTCCGGCTCGACCGGAACGCAGAGCACCGCGCTCAAGACGGCTCTCTCGCAGGCGCAGACGGCCCTCGCCGACCGCAAGGCCGCCTATGCGAAGAACGACCTCGTCGCGGCCGCCCAGGCCGACGCCGACCTCCAGAAGGCGCTCGAAGCGGCCGTTAAGGCCTCGCAGTAG
- a CDS encoding S1C family serine protease yields MTETPGNDLPERHDSKDSNDSNGTSTPGDDRTSASSRPDAWEAPSPAARRPVDDRPDAGAPPLPTETPVPLAQTETQPTTPLPFTGDEHRAPASADHGPYAGAHSAAYASVTNPQGAGSEAGGSTPGQSSSTGYAAPAGLWSAPSAPRPKKRGLGAFVAVAVVAAVIGALVATGGYALLGRNGSTAVAGGGSGSLTVNNYKDATVVTAVAAKATPSVVTISVSSGSSAGTGSGVILSDDGYILTNTHVVTLDGQSGSGTVSVTLSDGTIFPATIVGTDPVVDLAVIKIKATGLKPISFADSSKLNVGDTAVAIGAPLGLSNTVTDGIVSTLNRSITVASSAAPDSSDSSSGSQDNNGQGPFSFDNGSGSTTTPSTTISLPVIQTDAPINPGNSGGALLDSKGELIGINVAIAGTGSSSSSDSQSGSIGVGFSVPANLAKRVSSEIMASGKASHGLLGASVADATSDTSARHTGALIKSISSGGAAEKAGLRAGDVVTQFDGVAITGATDITAQVRTLAGNSTASVTYIRDGATKTTTVTLGTLSS; encoded by the coding sequence ATGACGGAGACCCCTGGCAACGACCTGCCGGAACGACACGACTCGAAAGACTCGAACGACTCGAACGGCACCTCGACCCCCGGAGACGACCGGACCAGCGCGTCCTCCCGCCCCGACGCCTGGGAGGCGCCGAGCCCCGCCGCTCGTCGGCCGGTCGACGACCGACCCGATGCGGGTGCCCCGCCGCTGCCGACCGAGACCCCCGTGCCCCTCGCGCAGACCGAGACGCAGCCGACGACGCCTCTCCCCTTCACGGGCGACGAGCACCGCGCGCCGGCCTCCGCCGACCACGGCCCCTACGCCGGTGCCCATTCGGCGGCCTACGCCTCCGTCACGAACCCTCAGGGCGCAGGATCCGAGGCGGGCGGCTCGACCCCCGGCCAGTCCTCGTCCACCGGCTACGCGGCTCCTGCGGGCCTCTGGTCGGCCCCCTCCGCGCCGCGCCCGAAGAAGCGCGGCCTCGGCGCGTTCGTCGCCGTCGCGGTCGTGGCCGCGGTGATCGGCGCCCTCGTGGCCACCGGCGGCTACGCCCTCCTCGGCCGGAACGGCTCCACCGCCGTCGCCGGCGGCGGCTCGGGCAGCCTGACGGTCAACAACTACAAGGACGCCACGGTCGTCACGGCCGTCGCGGCGAAGGCGACCCCGTCCGTCGTCACGATCAGCGTCTCCTCCGGCAGCTCCGCGGGGACCGGTTCCGGCGTGATCCTCAGCGACGACGGCTACATCCTGACGAACACGCACGTCGTCACCCTCGACGGTCAGAGCGGCAGCGGAACGGTGAGCGTCACGCTCTCCGACGGCACCATCTTCCCCGCGACGATCGTCGGCACCGACCCGGTCGTCGACCTGGCGGTCATCAAAATCAAGGCGACGGGTCTCAAGCCCATCTCGTTCGCCGACTCCTCGAAGCTCAACGTCGGAGACACGGCCGTGGCCATCGGCGCCCCGCTCGGGCTGTCGAACACGGTCACCGACGGCATCGTGTCGACGCTGAACCGGAGCATCACCGTCGCCTCGTCCGCGGCCCCCGACTCGAGCGACAGCTCGAGCGGTTCGCAGGACAACAATGGCCAGGGCCCGTTCAGCTTCGACAACGGCTCCGGGTCGACGACGACCCCGTCGACGACGATCTCCCTGCCGGTCATCCAGACCGACGCGCCGATCAACCCCGGCAACTCCGGCGGCGCGCTGCTCGACTCCAAGGGCGAGCTGATCGGCATCAACGTGGCGATCGCCGGAACGGGGAGCTCCTCCAGCTCCGACTCGCAGTCGGGCAGCATCGGCGTGGGCTTCTCCGTGCCGGCCAACCTCGCCAAGCGGGTCTCGAGCGAGATCATGGCGTCGGGCAAGGCGAGCCACGGGCTCCTGGGGGCGAGCGTGGCCGACGCCACGAGCGACACCTCGGCCCGGCACACCGGCGCGCTGATCAAGTCGATCTCCTCGGGCGGAGCCGCCGAGAAGGCGGGTCTCCGGGCCGGCGACGTGGTGACGCAGTTCGACGGCGTCGCGATCACGGGGGCGACCGACATCACGGCGCAGGTGCGGACGCTCGCGGGTAACTCGACGGCCTCCGTGACCTACATCCGCGACGGTGCGACCAAGACGACGACGGTGACCCTCGGGACCCTGTCGAGCTGA
- a CDS encoding aminotransferase class I/II-fold pyridoxal phosphate-dependent enzyme codes for MTPLAPWERAARGAMLLGSDGRLAPTIFAEMSALATATGSLNLGQGFPDEDGPEEVLEAARRAITDGVNQYPPGRGMPVLLEAIAEHQKRFYGLEVDPASEVLVTAGATEALAATLLALVDAGDEVLTLEPFYDSYGAVIGLARGVHRTVALRGPDFAVDHDELRAAVSDRTRVILVNDPHNPTGAVLDDATRRLLVELAERHDAILVCDEVYEHLTFDGIAHVPLATLPGARGRTVTISSGGKTFSTTGWKIGWLSAPATLVAQILAVKQFLTYVNGAPFQPAIAAGLRLPDSFFTGAALALQSKRDLLGRGLREAGFAVSHPRGSYFIVADAAPLGFPDAVDLCRRLPELAGVVGVPISAFCHPGLAAEQASLVRFAFCKRVEVLEEASARLASLAAR; via the coding sequence ATGACCCCTCTCGCCCCCTGGGAGCGCGCCGCGCGCGGAGCCATGCTCCTCGGCTCCGACGGACGCCTCGCGCCGACGATCTTCGCCGAGATGTCGGCCCTAGCCACGGCGACCGGGTCGCTGAACCTCGGTCAGGGCTTCCCGGACGAGGACGGACCGGAGGAGGTCCTCGAAGCCGCTCGCCGGGCCATCACCGACGGCGTCAACCAGTACCCGCCCGGTCGCGGCATGCCGGTGCTGCTCGAGGCGATCGCCGAGCACCAGAAGCGCTTCTACGGACTCGAGGTCGACCCGGCGAGCGAGGTGCTCGTCACGGCAGGAGCCACGGAGGCCCTCGCCGCGACGCTCCTCGCCCTCGTCGACGCGGGCGACGAGGTGCTGACCCTCGAACCGTTCTACGACTCCTACGGGGCCGTCATCGGCCTCGCCCGCGGCGTCCATCGGACCGTGGCCCTCCGCGGGCCGGACTTCGCGGTCGACCACGACGAACTCCGCGCCGCCGTGAGCGACCGCACCCGGGTGATCCTCGTCAACGACCCCCACAACCCGACGGGAGCCGTCCTCGACGACGCGACCCGGCGGCTCCTGGTCGAGCTCGCCGAACGGCACGACGCCATCCTCGTCTGCGACGAGGTGTACGAGCACCTGACCTTCGACGGGATCGCCCACGTCCCGCTGGCCACTCTGCCGGGCGCCCGCGGGCGGACCGTCACGATCTCGAGCGGGGGCAAGACGTTCTCGACGACGGGGTGGAAGATCGGCTGGCTCTCCGCGCCGGCGACGCTCGTCGCACAGATCCTGGCCGTGAAGCAGTTTCTGACCTACGTGAACGGGGCGCCGTTCCAGCCGGCGATCGCCGCGGGGCTGCGGCTCCCCGACAGCTTCTTCACCGGTGCCGCGCTCGCCCTCCAGAGCAAACGCGATCTCCTCGGCCGCGGGCTCCGGGAGGCGGGGTTCGCCGTCTCGCACCCGCGCGGCTCCTACTTCATCGTGGCGGACGCCGCCCCGCTGGGCTTCCCGGACGCCGTCGACCTGTGCCGGCGGCTCCCGGAGCTCGCCGGGGTCGTGGGGGTGCCGATCAGCGCCTTCTGCCACCCCGGGCTCGCCGCCGAGCAGGCGTCGCTCGTGCGCTTCGCCTTCTGCAAGCGCGTCGAGGTGCTCGAGGAGGCGTCGGCGCGGCTGGCGTCGCTCGCCGCACGCTAG
- a CDS encoding YlbL family protein has product MAYFAAPEAPEPAPVRRRGRLGLGLIGVALVLGVVLSLLPAPYLIEQPGPVFNTLGSNDFDGKPTPLITVDGHETYPTTGTLDLLTVSVVGNQTQRPSWAEIVGAWFDPSKAVIPVEAIYPTGVSNKQVDQQNTLDMQQSQKSAITAALAHEGYDVGTDIAVSAVEKGSPADGKLEKGDQIVSINGTKLTQNSDVDSLRAIIADNGAAPATVVVDRAASGGGASTLVTERITPVEQQGTFLLGIGATVDYSFPFTVTLKLADVGGPSAGMMFALGVIDKTTPGSLNGGKRVAGTGTISADGAVGAIGGIRQKMYGARAAGATVFLAPSANCDEVTGHVPAGLDVYAVSTLDQSVTALETISAKGDTGKLPTCPAG; this is encoded by the coding sequence TTGGCCTATTTCGCCGCCCCCGAGGCTCCGGAACCCGCCCCCGTCCGGCGTCGAGGACGCCTCGGTCTGGGCTTGATCGGAGTCGCCCTCGTCCTGGGCGTCGTGCTGTCGCTGCTCCCCGCGCCGTACCTCATCGAGCAGCCGGGGCCGGTCTTCAACACCCTCGGCTCGAACGACTTCGACGGCAAGCCCACGCCGCTCATCACGGTCGACGGCCACGAGACCTATCCCACGACGGGAACGCTCGATCTCCTGACCGTCAGCGTCGTCGGAAACCAGACCCAGAGGCCGAGCTGGGCAGAGATCGTCGGCGCCTGGTTCGATCCCAGCAAGGCCGTCATCCCGGTCGAGGCGATCTACCCCACGGGTGTCTCGAACAAGCAGGTCGACCAGCAGAACACCCTCGACATGCAGCAGAGCCAGAAGTCCGCGATCACCGCGGCGCTCGCCCACGAGGGCTACGACGTCGGCACCGACATCGCGGTCAGTGCGGTCGAGAAGGGGAGCCCCGCCGACGGCAAGCTCGAGAAGGGCGACCAGATCGTCAGCATCAACGGGACGAAGCTGACGCAGAACAGCGATGTCGATTCCCTGCGGGCGATCATCGCCGACAACGGCGCCGCACCCGCGACCGTGGTCGTCGATCGTGCCGCGTCCGGCGGCGGCGCCTCGACGCTCGTCACGGAGCGGATCACCCCGGTGGAGCAGCAGGGCACCTTCCTCCTCGGCATCGGAGCGACCGTCGACTACTCGTTCCCCTTCACGGTGACCCTCAAACTCGCCGACGTGGGCGGTCCGAGCGCGGGCATGATGTTCGCGCTCGGTGTCATCGACAAGACGACGCCCGGTTCGCTCAACGGCGGCAAGCGCGTGGCCGGCACCGGAACCATCTCGGCCGACGGCGCCGTCGGGGCCATCGGCGGCATCCGCCAGAAGATGTACGGCGCGCGAGCGGCAGGAGCGACGGTGTTCCTGGCACCGTCGGCCAACTGCGACGAGGTCACCGGTCACGTCCCCGCCGGCCTCGACGTCTACGCGGTGAGCACTCTCGACCAGTCGGTGACGGCGCTCGAGACGATTTCGGCCAAGGGCGACACCGGCAAGCTGCCGACCTGCCCGGCGGGCTGA
- a CDS encoding carbon-nitrogen hydrolase family protein: MSDSILVGVGQFAPGADSQENLDQIEALAERASRRGARVVVFPEYASYFEKNLGPAFVAAAQALDGPFVTGLGRLAERLGIFVVAGLVESTGTERFSNTLVALGPTGELVATYRKLHLYDAFGQTESDWVVPGVVEPPQIFDVDGFSVGLQTCYDVRFPEVSRMLVDAGAEILLLPAEWVRGPLKEHHWRTLVTARALENTIYIAAADHAPPVGVGNSLVVDPAGVVVAGLGDEASGVAVAEVRRDRLEAVREQNPALRLRRFRVVEGRPSAV, encoded by the coding sequence ATGAGCGACAGCATCCTCGTCGGAGTCGGCCAGTTCGCCCCCGGCGCCGACAGCCAGGAGAACCTCGACCAGATCGAAGCCCTCGCGGAACGAGCGAGCCGGCGCGGTGCGCGCGTGGTCGTGTTCCCCGAGTACGCGTCCTACTTCGAGAAGAACCTCGGCCCCGCGTTCGTCGCCGCCGCGCAGGCCCTCGACGGCCCCTTCGTGACCGGCCTCGGACGCCTGGCCGAGCGGCTCGGGATCTTCGTGGTGGCGGGCCTCGTCGAATCGACCGGCACCGAGCGGTTCTCGAACACGCTGGTCGCCCTCGGGCCCACGGGCGAGCTCGTCGCCACGTACCGCAAACTGCACCTCTACGACGCCTTCGGTCAGACCGAGTCCGACTGGGTGGTGCCCGGCGTCGTCGAACCGCCGCAGATTTTTGACGTCGACGGCTTCAGCGTCGGCCTCCAGACCTGCTACGACGTGCGATTCCCCGAGGTCAGCAGGATGCTCGTGGACGCCGGCGCCGAGATATTGCTGCTCCCCGCCGAGTGGGTCCGCGGTCCGCTGAAGGAACACCACTGGCGAACGCTCGTCACGGCTCGCGCCCTCGAGAACACGATCTACATCGCGGCGGCCGACCACGCGCCGCCCGTCGGCGTCGGGAACAGCCTGGTCGTGGATCCTGCCGGTGTCGTCGTCGCCGGTCTGGGCGACGAGGCGTCGGGGGTCGCCGTGGCCGAGGTGCGGCGTGACCGGCTCGAGGCCGTGCGAGAGCAGAATCCGGCGCTGCGGCTCCGTCGGTTCCGGGTCGTCGAGGGGCGGCCTTCCGCCGTGTGA